From one Lolium rigidum isolate FL_2022 chromosome 4, APGP_CSIRO_Lrig_0.1, whole genome shotgun sequence genomic stretch:
- the LOC124705577 gene encoding ethylene-responsive transcription factor ERF061-like, translated as MDASLRTLSQASFPGEVRSAVSSLLLSPAGGSALDTVFSHLPPPVTIPPLGSSVYYRQCELLRSFAATQQQHHQHAAAATSSYSAASFPFRGTAHDGPAALGKTKSYRGVRQRQWGKWVAEIRLPQNRVRVWLGTYDSPETAAHAYDRAAYRLRGEYARLNFPGIMDRLGDDGFPDSLRQLRDAVDAKIQTIRVRMARKRARARRLREENKQGSQSADAKSAPAAAVRPVASESAATSETTTESSYGSPEGAVSVGDVECSLERMPSFDPELIWEMLNFSSTDFPASFCRSALGCAPLPALT; from the coding sequence ATGGACGCCAGTCTCCGCACGCTGTCTCAGGCCAGCTTCCCGGGGGAGGTGCGCTCGGCGGTGTCGTCCCTGCTCCTGTCACCGGCCGGCGGCAGCGCGCTCGACACCGTCTTCTCCCACCTCCCGCCCCCGGTCACCATCCCGCCGCTCGGCTCCAGCGTCTACTACCGCCAGTGCGAGCTCCTCCGCTCCTTCGCCGCcacgcagcagcagcaccaccaacaCGCTGCGGCCGCCACTTCCTCCTACTCGGCCGCGAGTTTTCCTTTTCGCGGCACGGCGCATGACGGACCGGCGGCGCTGGGTAAGACGAAGTCCTACCGCGGCGTGCGGCAGCGGCAGTGGGGCAAGTGGGTGGCAGAGATCCGGCTGCCGCAGAATCGAGTGCGCGTCTGGCTCGGCACCTACGACTCGCCCGAGACCGCCGCGCACGCCTACGACCGCGCCGCGTATAGGCTCCGAGGCGAGTATGCGCGCCTCAACTTCCCCGGCATCATGGACCGCCTCGGCGACGACGGATTCCCCGACTCGCTCCGGCAGCTCCGCGACGCCGTCGACGCAAAGATCCAGACCATCCGCGTGCGCATGGCCCGCAAGCGCGCGCGCGCCAGGCGGCTGCGCGAGGAGAACAAGCAGGGCAGCCAGAGCGCAGACGCGAAGTCCGCGCCGGCCGCGGCCGTGCGACCCGTCGCCTCGGAGAGCGCCGCGACGTCAGAGACGACGACGGAGTCATCGTACGGGTCACCGGAGGGGGCGGTTTCCGTGGGCGACGTCGAGTGCTCGCTGGAGCGGATGCCGTCGTTCGACCCCGAGCTGATCTGGGAGATGCTCAACTTTTCCAGTACCGACTTCCCGGCGTCGTTTTGTCGATCTGCTCTCGGGTGCGCCCCGCTGCCAGCCCTGACGTGA